The Gammaproteobacteria bacterium genome contains a region encoding:
- the dusA gene encoding tRNA dihydrouridine(20/20a) synthase DusA: MNKNSDIEFNRRLSIAPMMDWTDRHCRYFLRQITQQSLLYTEMITAQALKHGDVERHLYFREEEQPCALQVGGSDPGLLANAAKLGEEYGYKEINFNIGCPSERVQSGSFGACLMAEPQLVAECVAAMEAVVSVPVTVKTRIGIDDQDSYEFLHKFVDTISNQSKCNVFIIHARKAWLSGLSPKQNREIPPLDYERVYRLKKDFQNLHISINGGITSLDQVEEHLKHVDGVMVGREAYKNPYFLAEADQRIFG; the protein is encoded by the coding sequence ATGAATAAGAATAGTGACATTGAATTCAATAGGCGCCTGTCCATCGCGCCAATGATGGATTGGACCGACCGCCATTGTCGTTATTTTTTACGTCAGATCACGCAACAGTCTTTACTTTACACCGAAATGATCACGGCGCAGGCCTTGAAGCATGGCGATGTTGAACGCCATTTGTATTTTCGAGAGGAAGAGCAACCCTGCGCTTTACAAGTAGGCGGCAGTGATCCCGGCTTGCTTGCCAATGCAGCAAAGTTGGGCGAGGAGTATGGCTACAAAGAAATAAATTTCAACATCGGTTGTCCGAGTGAACGCGTGCAGTCGGGAAGTTTTGGTGCCTGTTTAATGGCGGAACCGCAATTGGTAGCCGAGTGTGTGGCCGCAATGGAGGCGGTGGTGTCGGTTCCAGTCACCGTGAAAACACGAATCGGTATCGACGATCAGGACAGTTATGAGTTTTTACATAAATTCGTCGACACTATTTCCAATCAATCAAAGTGCAATGTCTTCATCATCCACGCCCGTAAAGCCTGGTTGTCAGGCTTGAGTCCCAAACAAAACCGCGAGATTCCGCCTCTGGACTATGAACGTGTTTATCGTCTAAAGAAAGATTTCCAGAATCTGCATATCTCGATCAATGGCGGGATCACGTCGCTCGACCAGGTTGAAGAACATCTCAAGCATGTGGATGGAGTTATGGTTGGACGTGAAGCGTATAAGAACCCGTATTTTCTGGCTGAGGCCGATCAACGGATCTTTGG
- a CDS encoding carboxylate-amine ligase produces MKTTKPSLTLGVEEEYFLVDKTSRDLAVDPPNEIFSECKNLFDHQVSHEFIRSQIEIGTKVCKNVAEVREDLIKLRGGVARIANQHGYAPIAASTHPFARWQAQKHTERERYNNLAEDMQAVANRMLIGGMHIHFGIEDEDLRIDLMNQVLYFLPHLLALSCSSPFWHGTNTGLQCYRLTVFNDLPRTGLPAHFDSFAEFERNIGALVNANIIEDATKIWWDIRPSVRYPTLELRIMDVCTNLEDALSIVALAQSIMHMLYRLRLDNKRWREYRKMLVYENRWRAMRYGVTDNLIDFGKGTQVPYKQLLDEMIDMIKEDAVELGCLTEVMNAYRILERGTSSQQQTAVFEQCVEKGESKQSALNSVVDWLVEETVKF; encoded by the coding sequence ATGAAAACCACAAAACCGAGTTTAACCCTAGGCGTTGAAGAAGAATATTTTCTTGTGGATAAAACTTCACGTGATCTTGCGGTTGACCCGCCAAACGAAATTTTTTCTGAGTGTAAGAACTTGTTTGATCATCAGGTGAGTCATGAATTCATACGCTCACAGATCGAGATTGGCACCAAAGTCTGTAAAAACGTAGCCGAGGTCAGAGAAGATCTGATCAAACTGCGTGGTGGTGTGGCCAGAATTGCCAATCAGCACGGTTATGCCCCAATAGCCGCATCGACTCATCCATTCGCACGCTGGCAGGCGCAAAAACATACCGAGCGGGAAAGATACAATAACCTGGCAGAAGACATGCAAGCGGTTGCTAATCGTATGCTGATCGGTGGTATGCATATTCATTTCGGTATCGAGGATGAAGACTTGCGTATTGACCTGATGAACCAGGTTCTGTATTTTTTACCGCATCTCCTGGCATTGAGTTGCTCGTCACCGTTCTGGCATGGCACCAATACCGGGCTACAGTGTTACCGACTAACAGTTTTCAATGATTTGCCACGGACCGGCTTGCCCGCACACTTTGACAGCTTTGCCGAATTTGAAAGAAACATCGGAGCATTGGTGAATGCCAATATCATTGAAGATGCCACCAAGATCTGGTGGGATATTCGCCCCAGCGTGCGTTATCCAACCCTCGAATTACGCATTATGGACGTGTGTACCAATCTTGAGGACGCTCTCTCGATTGTTGCCTTGGCTCAATCTATCATGCACATGTTGTATCGTTTACGTCTGGATAATAAACGCTGGCGAGAATATCGCAAAATGCTGGTTTACGAAAATCGCTGGCGGGCCATGCGCTACGGAGTTACTGATAACTTGATCGATTTCGGTAAAGGTACACAAGTGCCCTATAAACAATTACTCGACGAAATGATTGACATGATCAAAGAAGATGCTGTTGAGCTGGGCTGCCTGACGGAAGTCATGAATGCCTATCGTATTTTAGAGCGTGGTACCAGTTCGCAACAGCAGACAGCGGTGTTTGAACAGTGCGTTGAGAAGGGTGAAAGTAAACAATCTGCTTTGAATTCGGTGGTTGACTGGCTGGTTGAGGAAACGGTGAAATTTTAG